The Bacillota bacterium genome contains a region encoding:
- a CDS encoding protein-glutamate O-methyltransferase CheR: MDFQEFKNRVARELKLDLNSYKDGQLQRRINTLMTRKKINTYADYYRVISGDRAHFGDFVDYLTINVTEFFRDSRAFQQLEQKVLPELLAGNSRLKIWSAACSNGAEPYSLAIILDELTPGRHHRIEATDLDPNILRTAAEGSYPPDLLRNVPAVRREKYFQRENGRYILVQEIRRRVAFRRHDLLADPFGEGFDLIVCRNVQIYFTKEAQWRVNSRFCRALKPGGVLFLGASETIFSPAELGLERTAICFYRRTGSGGRIKQGVEKKQ, from the coding sequence GTGGACTTCCAGGAATTCAAGAACCGGGTGGCCAGGGAGTTGAAGCTTGACCTGAACAGCTATAAGGACGGTCAGTTGCAGCGGCGAATCAACACCCTGATGACGCGAAAGAAGATCAACACTTACGCGGACTACTACCGGGTTATCTCCGGGGACCGGGCGCACTTCGGCGATTTCGTCGATTACCTGACGATCAACGTAACCGAGTTCTTCCGGGACAGCCGGGCTTTTCAGCAACTCGAGCAGAAAGTGCTTCCCGAACTGCTGGCCGGCAATTCACGGTTGAAGATCTGGAGCGCGGCCTGTTCCAATGGTGCCGAACCCTATTCGTTGGCGATCATCCTGGACGAGTTGACGCCGGGAAGACACCACCGGATCGAGGCCACGGACCTGGACCCGAACATTTTGCGGACGGCGGCCGAAGGCTCGTATCCGCCCGACCTTCTGCGCAATGTGCCGGCCGTCCGCCGGGAGAAGTACTTCCAGAGAGAAAACGGCCGCTACATTCTCGTCCAGGAAATCAGAAGAAGGGTTGCCTTCCGCCGGCACGACCTCCTGGCCGACCCGTTCGGGGAAGGTTTCGACCTGATCGTGTGCCGCAACGTGCAGATTTACTTCACCAAAGAGGCCCAGTGGCGGGTGAACAGCCGGTTTTGCCGGGCGTTAAAACCCGGAGGGGTGCTTTTCCTGGGAGCGAGCGAGACCATCTTCAGCCCGGCGGAACTGGGGCTGGAGCGTACGGCGATTTGCTTCTACCGCCGGACGGGGTCCGGAGGCAGAATCAAGCAAGGGGTGGAAAAGAAACAGTGA
- a CDS encoding chemotaxis protein CheC, giving the protein MRFSHTELDILQEIGNIGVGHAATALASILQAKVNIKQPRVAFLELEEAVRMIGGLEQPVTCVNLQVDGDISATLLFIFDQESARTLVELLMGYEKGTLTALDAMGDSVVMEIGNILTGSFTGAIAAMTGLRLVPSVPVLAHDMLGALFADSVASSGYLDDRVFCIQTSFLGALNKDQVDSHVILLPEVDSLDRLFEALGVTAAG; this is encoded by the coding sequence GTGAGATTTTCCCATACGGAGCTCGACATCCTCCAGGAAATCGGGAATATCGGGGTTGGGCATGCGGCTACGGCCCTGGCGTCCATTCTGCAGGCCAAGGTGAATATCAAACAGCCGCGGGTGGCGTTCCTTGAGCTGGAGGAGGCCGTCAGAATGATCGGTGGGCTGGAACAGCCGGTGACTTGCGTAAACTTGCAGGTCGACGGCGACATATCGGCCACCCTGCTCTTTATCTTTGACCAGGAAAGCGCCCGCACCCTGGTGGAGTTACTGATGGGTTATGAAAAAGGGACGTTGACGGCCCTTGACGCGATGGGCGATTCGGTCGTGATGGAAATCGGCAACATCCTGACCGGTTCGTTCACCGGCGCCATCGCCGCCATGACCGGGCTGCGGCTGGTCCCGTCCGTGCCGGTGCTGGCGCACGACATGCTGGGGGCGCTGTTTGCTGATTCGGTGGCCTCCAGCGGCTATCTGGATGACCGGGTGTTCTGCATCCAGACCAGCTTCCTGGGGGCGCTCAACAAGGACCAGGTGGACAGCCACGTGATCCTGCTCCCTGAGGTCGACTCTTTGGACCGCCTTTTCGAGGCGCTGGGGGTGACGGCCGCAGGGTGA
- a CDS encoding response regulator, whose translation MAKRILVVDDAAFMRMMIKNILIKYGYEIVGEAENGSVAIRLYKELRPDLVTMDITMPEMDGIQSTKAILAQDPGAIIVVVSAMGQQAMVMEAIQAGAKDFIVKPFQQERILQAIERVLVRN comes from the coding sequence ATGGCCAAGCGAATTCTGGTGGTGGACGACGCGGCTTTCATGCGCATGATGATCAAGAACATTCTGATCAAGTACGGATACGAGATCGTGGGAGAGGCCGAGAACGGTTCGGTGGCCATCCGGCTGTACAAGGAGCTGCGTCCGGACCTGGTGACCATGGACATCACCATGCCGGAGATGGACGGGATTCAAAGCACGAAGGCAATACTGGCCCAAGATCCCGGAGCGATCATCGTCGTGGTCAGCGCGATGGGCCAACAGGCCATGGTCATGGAGGCCATCCAGGCCGGAGCCAAAGACTTCATCGTGAAGCCCTTTCAACAGGAGCGCATTCTTCAGGCGATCGAAAGAGTGCTGGTGCGGAACTAA
- the fliM gene encoding flagellar motor switch protein FliM: MKEILTQGEIDALLSAVASGQVKAEDLRGLELQTPYKPYDFRRPNKFSKEQLRTLQTVHEGYARILSNFLSGYLRSTIVVRVASVDQFTFDDFVRSVPVPTVLTIFTLKTLKGMAVMETNPQFLFPIIDLLFGGAGAPPKKVRELTDIELSVIRKLNKKLLENFQLAWQDIYRVEPEIESIETNPRLHQIISPNEIVAVITLTAVVGGTARGLVNICLPHIVLDPMLAHLSSFYRFAHGALQPDGTEGKRMEYWVERAPVELSAVVGESEITVGDLLQLQVGDVVPLERRVTQDLDLYVSDQLKFKAQAGVLGRHLAVQVTSLVEGGSRADG; the protein is encoded by the coding sequence TTGAAGGAGATCCTGACCCAGGGGGAAATCGACGCTTTATTATCTGCGGTGGCCTCCGGCCAAGTCAAGGCGGAGGACCTCCGGGGGTTGGAGTTGCAGACCCCGTACAAGCCGTACGACTTCCGGCGGCCGAACAAGTTTTCCAAGGAACAGCTTCGCACCTTGCAGACCGTACACGAGGGGTACGCCCGCATCCTCTCGAACTTCCTGTCCGGATATCTCCGGTCCACCATTGTGGTCCGGGTGGCTTCGGTCGACCAGTTCACCTTTGACGACTTCGTGCGTTCAGTCCCCGTTCCGACCGTGCTGACCATCTTCACGCTCAAGACGTTAAAGGGAATGGCGGTGATGGAAACCAACCCGCAGTTTCTGTTTCCGATCATTGACCTCCTGTTCGGGGGTGCAGGCGCGCCGCCAAAAAAGGTCCGGGAATTGACCGATATCGAATTGTCCGTAATCCGGAAACTGAATAAAAAATTGCTGGAGAATTTCCAACTGGCCTGGCAGGATATTTACCGGGTGGAGCCAGAAATAGAATCGATTGAAACCAACCCGCGGCTGCACCAGATTATCTCGCCGAACGAAATCGTGGCGGTGATCACTCTGACCGCGGTCGTCGGCGGCACGGCAAGGGGCCTCGTCAACATCTGCCTTCCGCACATCGTGCTGGACCCGATGCTCGCGCACCTTTCCTCGTTTTACCGGTTCGCACACGGCGCGTTGCAGCCGGACGGCACCGAGGGGAAGCGGATGGAGTACTGGGTTGAACGGGCGCCGGTGGAACTGAGCGCGGTGGTCGGGGAGAGCGAGATCACGGTTGGGGATTTGCTGCAGCTGCAGGTGGGGGACGTGGTGCCTCTGGAGCGACGGGTGACTCAGGACCTGGACCTCTATGTGAGCGACCAGCTTAAATTCAAGGCGCAGGCGGGCGTTCTGGGCCGCCACCTGGCGGTACAGGTGACCTCCCTGGTGGAAGGCGGTAGCCGGGCAGATGGATAA
- the fliY gene encoding flagellar motor switch phosphatase FliY, which produces MDKILGQDEIDALLKAEGAKAPEKGGQTRADAAHGLTSVERDTLGEIGNICMGSAATALSALLGQRVNITSPVVAVMPREELLTQFTVPYLVIEVKFTEGLEGSVLLVIEVKDAAVVADLMMGNDGKTPAQELGEMEVSAASEAMNQMIGTSATALAQLVGRTVGISPPQAQIMQFTQTAETVMGEFEPAMVVVSFNMQIGNLIDTRLFQIMTVDTARNEADLLLRVLNATAEPAAATSPAAPPLEPAGPPAALYRAPAPAPLPAPLPAPEPAPTPASEPALVPPPIPEPPEAPRPMREVAGGLSDLAPGKLDLILELPLNVTVILGRSRRPIKEVLGLTPGSIMELSSLADEPVEILVNGALVAWGEVVVVNDNFGVRITSIISPRDRIQNLRNNSGHTQR; this is translated from the coding sequence ATGGATAAAATTCTGGGCCAGGACGAAATCGACGCCCTGTTGAAGGCCGAAGGGGCGAAAGCCCCCGAAAAGGGGGGGCAAACCCGGGCCGACGCGGCGCATGGGCTGACCAGTGTGGAGAGAGACACCCTGGGCGAGATCGGCAACATCTGCATGGGCTCGGCCGCCACGGCGTTATCGGCGCTTTTGGGGCAAAGGGTGAACATCACCAGCCCGGTGGTCGCGGTCATGCCGCGCGAGGAACTCCTGACCCAATTCACCGTGCCCTACCTGGTGATCGAAGTCAAATTCACCGAGGGTCTCGAAGGCTCCGTTCTGCTCGTGATCGAGGTGAAAGACGCGGCGGTCGTCGCCGACCTGATGATGGGCAACGACGGCAAGACGCCGGCGCAGGAATTGGGAGAGATGGAGGTCAGTGCCGCGTCCGAGGCAATGAACCAGATGATCGGGACCTCGGCTACCGCCTTGGCGCAACTGGTCGGGCGCACCGTGGGCATCTCCCCGCCGCAGGCCCAGATAATGCAATTCACCCAAACCGCGGAGACAGTGATGGGAGAATTCGAGCCGGCCATGGTCGTGGTGTCCTTCAACATGCAGATCGGGAACCTGATTGACACCAGGCTTTTCCAGATCATGACCGTAGATACGGCTCGCAATGAGGCCGATCTGCTCCTGAGGGTGCTCAACGCTACAGCCGAACCGGCCGCTGCCACCTCACCCGCCGCGCCGCCCCTGGAACCCGCCGGCCCCCCGGCGGCCCTCTACCGGGCTCCGGCCCCGGCCCCGCTCCCGGCCCCGCTCCCGGCCCCGGAACCGGCCCCGACTCCGGCTTCGGAACCGGCCCTGGTTCCGCCACCAATCCCGGAACCTCCGGAAGCACCGAGGCCCATGCGGGAGGTTGCCGGCGGCCTATCGGATCTCGCTCCTGGAAAACTGGACCTGATCCTCGAGTTGCCGCTGAACGTGACCGTGATCCTGGGCCGGTCCAGAAGGCCCATCAAAGAAGTGCTCGGCCTTACCCCGGGGTCCATCATGGAGTTGTCCAGCCTGGCCGACGAACCGGTCGAAATCCTGGTGAACGGGGCGCTTGTGGCTTGGGGCGAAGTGGTGGTCGTGAACGACAACTTCGGGGTACGGATCACCTCCATTATCAGTCCGCGCGACCGGATTCAGAACCTCCGAAACAACTCTGGGCACACCCAAAGGTAG
- a CDS encoding AarF/UbiB family protein — protein MFIGLRRRFRMVKRYREIARILTRHGFDYLLHQLGLADVIALPRRAGGRRPREVLKRSTPERLRLVLEELGATFIKLGQLLSTRADLLSPEYIEQLERLQDAVPPIPAAEVRRVVERELGQPLEVLYARFDPEPLAAASVAQVHRAAMHDGTDVVVKVQRPGVKEQIHLDLLIMLDFARLADRHTPWGRMYNFTNMAEEFREAIAEETDFRAEARHADTIRRNLEGDPRVFVPRVQWSHTAERVLTLEYVGGIKLSNLEALEAAGMDRKRLARVLADVLLKQMLVDGIFHADPHPGNISVLPGERLALIDFGIIGRLGLENRDRLGQIMLGMIRKNADMVMRSVLRSGAVPDSVDINLLRRDIEQLQQKYYDVPVNQINVSESMRDFLVLAYRHRVRLPNELTMLIKSIITADGLVRQLDPEISVVDIARPLGRRLLAERYSVKRLQRLWGERLPEYAQIASRVPFQLHDVLEQLARGELRIKQDSPSVDRLAGRLSAITNRLVLAALVTVLFLSSALFAYIDYQFAGSVPAADVTFFSGLVLGAWLLYQILRSGRV, from the coding sequence TTGTTCATCGGACTGCGCCGGCGCTTCCGGATGGTGAAGCGTTACCGGGAGATCGCCCGGATCCTGACCAGGCACGGGTTTGATTATCTGCTCCACCAGTTGGGGCTGGCCGACGTCATCGCCCTGCCGCGCCGCGCCGGCGGCCGCCGCCCCCGCGAGGTCCTCAAGCGCTCCACCCCCGAGCGACTGCGCCTGGTGCTGGAGGAATTGGGCGCCACTTTCATCAAGCTGGGCCAGCTCCTGTCCACCCGGGCCGACCTCCTTTCCCCGGAGTACATCGAACAGTTGGAGCGACTGCAGGACGCCGTGCCCCCGATTCCGGCCGCCGAGGTCCGGCGCGTCGTGGAGCGCGAACTGGGACAGCCCCTGGAGGTCCTCTACGCCCGCTTCGATCCCGAGCCCCTGGCGGCCGCCTCAGTCGCCCAGGTGCACCGGGCCGCCATGCACGACGGCACCGACGTGGTCGTCAAGGTGCAGCGCCCGGGAGTGAAGGAACAGATCCACCTGGACCTGCTGATCATGCTCGATTTCGCCCGCCTGGCCGACCGGCACACCCCGTGGGGCCGGATGTACAACTTCACCAACATGGCCGAGGAGTTCCGGGAGGCGATCGCCGAGGAGACCGACTTCCGGGCCGAGGCCCGGCACGCGGACACCATCCGCCGCAACCTGGAGGGCGACCCGCGGGTGTTCGTGCCCCGGGTCCAGTGGAGCCACACCGCCGAGCGGGTGCTGACCCTGGAGTACGTGGGGGGCATCAAGCTTTCCAACCTGGAGGCGCTGGAAGCGGCGGGAATGGACCGCAAGCGGCTGGCGCGGGTGCTGGCGGACGTGCTCTTGAAGCAGATGCTGGTGGACGGCATCTTCCACGCCGACCCCCACCCGGGAAACATCTCGGTCCTGCCGGGGGAGCGGCTGGCGCTGATCGACTTCGGGATCATCGGCCGCCTGGGTCTCGAGAACCGGGACCGCCTGGGGCAGATCATGCTGGGGATGATCCGGAAGAACGCGGACATGGTGATGCGGAGCGTGCTGCGCTCGGGCGCCGTGCCCGACTCCGTGGACATAAATCTCTTGCGCCGCGACATCGAGCAGCTGCAGCAAAAATACTACGATGTTCCGGTGAACCAGATCAACGTGTCGGAATCCATGCGGGACTTTCTGGTGTTGGCCTACCGGCACCGGGTCCGCCTGCCCAACGAGCTGACCATGCTGATCAAGTCGATCATCACGGCCGACGGCCTGGTCCGGCAGTTGGATCCGGAAATCAGCGTGGTCGACATCGCCCGGCCCCTGGGCCGGCGCCTGCTGGCCGAGCGCTATAGTGTGAAGCGCCTGCAACGGCTCTGGGGCGAGCGTCTCCCCGAGTACGCCCAGATCGCTTCCCGCGTGCCGTTCCAGTTGCACGACGTTCTGGAGCAGCTGGCCCGGGGCGAACTCCGGATCAAGCAGGACAGCCCCAGCGTGGACCGGCTTGCAGGCCGGCTCTCGGCCATTACCAACCGGTTGGTGCTGGCCGCGCTGGTTACCGTACTTTTCTTGAGTTCCGCCCTCTTCGCCTACATAGATTACCAGTTCGCCGGCTCCGTCCCGGCCGCCGACGTCACCTTTTTCTCGGGCTTGGTGCTAGGGGCCTGGCTTCTCTACCAGATCCTTCGTTCCGGCCGCGTCTAG
- a CDS encoding PIN domain-containing protein translates to MSVYIDTSAFLAVLDADDSHHGRAKTVWLSLMESREVLVCNNYVLIETHALVQHRLGMAAVRAFTESVYPILTVEWLNSDAHRQAVSALLTANRKDLSLVDCSSFNTMRQLGINKVFAFDKHFAEQGFACIVSEG, encoded by the coding sequence ATGAGCGTCTACATCGATACCTCAGCCTTTCTGGCTGTCTTGGACGCCGACGACTCGCACCACGGCCGGGCAAAAACGGTGTGGCTGTCTTTGATGGAATCACGAGAAGTGTTAGTATGCAACAATTATGTGCTGATAGAAACTCATGCTTTGGTGCAGCACAGATTGGGCATGGCAGCGGTAAGAGCCTTTACCGAAAGCGTATACCCGATATTGACCGTCGAATGGCTGAATAGCGATGCGCATCGCCAGGCTGTCAGCGCCTTGCTGACGGCCAACCGCAAAGATCTGAGCCTTGTTGATTGCTCTTCGTTCAATACTATGCGTCAATTGGGTATCAATAAGGTCTTTGCTTTCGATAAGCATTTTGCTGAACAAGGTTTTGCTTGTATAGTATCGGAAGGATGA
- a CDS encoding ribbon-helix-helix protein, CopG family — protein sequence MLRTQIQLTEQQAAFLKARAAAEGVSMAELIRKYIDLAQESALIPEASNRRQRAASVAGRFRSGRGDIAQNHDEYLSETYDQ from the coding sequence ATGTTGCGCACACAGATTCAACTGACCGAACAGCAGGCCGCTTTCCTGAAAGCCAGGGCCGCCGCCGAAGGTGTTTCCATGGCTGAGCTTATCAGAAAATATATCGATCTCGCCCAAGAATCGGCGCTGATTCCGGAAGCATCAAACCGGAGGCAGCGCGCTGCTTCTGTTGCCGGGCGGTTTCGCTCCGGAAGGGGAGACATAGCGCAAAATCACGATGAATACCTGTCCGAGACTTATGACCAATGA
- a CDS encoding tetratricopeptide repeat protein — MTRAGTRTTTVPAAAAARTAQPFSFTFAFWGLMSILFVSPYLRGLFFPDEQHWALITAAVLFFFVWVGKVATHENRMFEHPLDYLMPALPALYLFSAFFAVNTGAAVNEIARALLYFLAFWIAARVITSADDLHRVFHVLYLSAAGVALAGLATATGIIEIPDGFLGGRIYSTFQYPNALANYLMAVLFLGFYLWQRRVVESGSAGLPAQAGKKPAAGEGLPAWMRFDPYPYYYALGNFLLLAVFFGTKSQGGFLVFGLLLPLFVFGLPADRRFPVVAHLLLTAAPALLAVNRFLAAVADGRLEFAWLWVLLGLVLTAAGQLGYSRLRRSFLQSRIETHGSRAVLGGFGLVLAGAGIVILTNWTKVQALLKWENFEHRLHYIFTAWEMVLARPLTGWGGGGWAEAYQAFLPYHYVTRQVHGHYLQVGVETGIPGMLLFAAVWGVFLWTAYRLYQKNAKDPGRRTLVWTVALACLAVGIHSALDFNFSLGALALVVWVLFGALAGLEREAGDRSRTVAEAARRKKRRLSSYAPPNYSLLTAAGIAAGLLVCGVLALSVAAAKVSQGVQLLQQGDGEAGLAAVQQAAAYNPFNAEYNYLLAQVHLSRGDHGSALAEIERAVAKSRYNPAYREFRAQILSMRGDYEAATAGAEEALTKAPLAISSYEALVRTYFTAGYGEIQGDGPEAARKYFQAAVAVPARMDAVMAALSDTYKRLWSGPPLGVRGGAMQFPLGAAHYFLGEFEAAAAALEAAAATEDEKARGETLVWLAAVAAARGDTEREAALLAEAGELIPEASQMYAALRELPVLKAE; from the coding sequence ATGACCAGAGCAGGCACCCGCACCACGACCGTTCCCGCCGCCGCCGCCGCCCGGACCGCCCAGCCGTTTTCCTTCACCTTCGCCTTCTGGGGCCTGATGTCCATCCTCTTTGTCAGCCCTTACCTGCGGGGCCTTTTCTTTCCGGATGAGCAGCACTGGGCCCTGATCACGGCCGCGGTGCTGTTCTTTTTCGTCTGGGTCGGAAAAGTGGCCACCCACGAGAACCGGATGTTCGAACACCCGCTGGACTACCTCATGCCGGCCCTGCCGGCGCTCTACCTCTTCAGCGCCTTCTTCGCGGTGAACACCGGCGCGGCGGTGAATGAAATCGCCAGGGCGCTCCTGTACTTCCTGGCCTTCTGGATTGCCGCCCGGGTGATCACCTCGGCCGACGACCTGCACCGGGTGTTCCACGTCCTCTACCTGAGCGCCGCCGGCGTCGCCCTGGCCGGACTGGCCACCGCCACCGGCATCATCGAAATCCCGGACGGCTTCCTGGGAGGGCGCATCTACTCCACCTTCCAGTACCCGAACGCCCTGGCCAACTACCTCATGGCCGTGCTCTTCCTGGGGTTCTACCTGTGGCAGCGCCGGGTGGTGGAATCCGGTTCGGCGGGCCTGCCCGCGCAGGCGGGCAAAAAGCCGGCCGCCGGCGAGGGGCTCCCGGCCTGGATGCGCTTCGACCCCTACCCCTATTACTACGCTCTGGGCAACTTCCTGCTCCTGGCCGTATTCTTCGGCACGAAATCCCAGGGCGGCTTCCTCGTCTTCGGCCTGCTGTTGCCGCTATTCGTGTTCGGGCTGCCTGCCGACCGCCGCTTCCCGGTGGTGGCCCACCTGCTGCTGACGGCGGCGCCGGCCCTTCTGGCTGTCAACCGTTTTCTGGCCGCCGTGGCGGACGGGCGGCTTGAGTTCGCCTGGCTCTGGGTGCTCCTGGGCCTGGTTCTGACCGCCGCCGGCCAGCTCGGCTACAGCCGGCTGCGCCGGTCGTTCCTGCAGTCCCGGATTGAAACCCACGGTTCCCGCGCGGTCCTGGGCGGGTTCGGCCTGGTTTTAGCCGGTGCCGGGATTGTGATCCTGACCAACTGGACCAAAGTTCAGGCGTTGCTCAAGTGGGAAAACTTCGAGCACCGGCTGCACTATATTTTCACCGCCTGGGAAATGGTGCTGGCCAGGCCCCTCACCGGCTGGGGGGGCGGCGGCTGGGCGGAAGCCTACCAGGCTTTTTTGCCCTACCACTATGTCACGCGGCAGGTCCACGGCCACTACCTGCAGGTGGGCGTGGAGACCGGCATTCCGGGGATGCTCCTGTTTGCGGCTGTATGGGGGGTTTTTCTCTGGACGGCCTACCGTCTGTACCAGAAGAACGCCAAAGACCCCGGGCGCCGCACCCTGGTTTGGACGGTGGCGCTGGCCTGCCTGGCCGTCGGCATTCACTCGGCGCTCGACTTTAACTTCTCGCTCGGCGCGCTGGCCCTGGTGGTCTGGGTCCTGTTCGGGGCGCTGGCGGGCCTGGAGCGGGAAGCCGGAGACCGCTCACGAACGGTGGCGGAGGCGGCGCGCCGGAAGAAGCGCCGGCTGTCGTCTTACGCGCCGCCGAACTACAGCCTGCTGACCGCCGCCGGCATCGCCGCCGGGCTGCTGGTCTGCGGCGTGCTGGCCCTGTCCGTGGCCGCGGCCAAGGTCTCTCAGGGGGTACAGCTCTTGCAGCAGGGGGACGGCGAGGCCGGCCTGGCCGCCGTACAGCAGGCCGCCGCCTACAACCCCTTCAACGCCGAATACAACTACCTGCTGGCCCAGGTCCACCTGTCTCGCGGCGACCATGGCTCCGCCCTGGCCGAAATCGAGCGGGCCGTCGCCAAGAGCCGCTACAACCCGGCCTACCGCGAATTCCGGGCGCAGATCCTGAGCATGCGCGGCGATTACGAAGCCGCGACGGCCGGCGCCGAAGAGGCCCTAACCAAAGCCCCGCTGGCGATAAGCAGCTACGAGGCCCTGGTGCGCACCTATTTCACGGCCGGTTACGGGGAGATTCAAGGAGACGGCCCGGAAGCGGCCCGGAAGTACTTCCAGGCCGCGGTGGCCGTGCCGGCACGGATGGACGCGGTCATGGCCGCGCTCTCCGACACCTACAAACGCCTCTGGTCCGGACCCCCGCTGGGAGTGAGGGGGGGCGCCATGCAGTTCCCGCTCGGTGCCGCCCACTACTTCTTGGGCGAGTTCGAGGCGGCCGCCGCCGCCCTCGAGGCGGCCGCCGCCACCGAAGACGAAAAGGCCCGGGGCGAGACCCTGGTCTGGCTGGCGGCGGTCGCCGCCGCGCGGGGCGACACCGAACGAGAGGCCGCCTTGCTGGCCGAAGCCGGGGAACTAATCCCCGAGGCGTCGCAAATGTACGCCGCACTCCGGGAACTGCCGGTATTGAAGGCCGAATAA
- a CDS encoding exopolysaccharide biosynthesis protein encodes MPRKISEEEPFEGRHLCASQAQQSETVLHSASPREKLNAMVDNLPSSEVTVAAIRDIVGPDGLLVLTAFLALIFIVPVSIPGVSTVFGAAILFIGISCLLGRNLWLPKSIAQRKLPADKLRAALDRGTKWLDLTERVSRPRRLHWLVSARLARTVNYCALIAGAVLLMVPFGMIPFSNTLPALALLFLSIGLLRSDGLSVLCGHLLNLATAVYFAVLILGGSVAVREAFRHLFSGAI; translated from the coding sequence ATGCCCAGGAAAATCTCGGAGGAGGAGCCGTTCGAAGGCCGCCACTTGTGCGCAAGTCAAGCGCAGCAGTCAGAGACGGTTTTGCATTCAGCTTCTCCGAGGGAGAAGCTGAATGCTATGGTCGATAATCTACCTTCGAGTGAAGTGACCGTGGCCGCGATTCGAGACATTGTTGGACCGGACGGCTTACTGGTGCTCACGGCATTTCTGGCGCTTATCTTCATTGTTCCGGTTTCGATTCCCGGCGTCAGTACCGTTTTTGGCGCCGCCATCCTGTTCATTGGCATCAGTTGTCTTCTCGGACGCAACCTGTGGCTGCCAAAGTCCATCGCCCAGCGCAAGCTGCCGGCCGACAAGCTCCGGGCGGCGCTCGATCGGGGTACAAAATGGCTGGATTTAACGGAGCGTGTGAGTCGGCCCCGGCGACTGCATTGGTTGGTTTCCGCGCGATTGGCGCGCACAGTGAACTACTGCGCTTTGATTGCAGGAGCTGTCTTGCTCATGGTCCCTTTCGGGATGATTCCCTTCAGCAATACACTGCCCGCCCTTGCTTTGCTGTTTCTGTCCATCGGGCTGTTGCGGAGCGACGGCCTCTCGGTTCTGTGCGGGCATCTCCTAAACCTGGCCACGGCCGTCTACTTTGCCGTGCTCATCCTTGGCGGCAGCGTAGCCGTCCGTGAAGCGTTCCGGCACCTGTTCAGCGGCGCGATCTGA
- a CDS encoding type II toxin-antitoxin system VapC family toxin, with translation MRPRRFVFDSYAVLALVEDEPGAQVVADIIAGEAAELYLSAISLGEVYYILFRRQGEPVAEEVVRGVMQEESLITAEASWLRVKDAARIKAGGGLSYADAFVLGLSLELEAPVVTGDPEIRAAAGRLGAEIVWIGR, from the coding sequence TTGAGGCCCCGGAGGTTCGTTTTTGACAGCTACGCCGTGCTCGCGCTGGTGGAGGACGAACCGGGGGCGCAGGTGGTGGCCGATATTATCGCCGGTGAAGCAGCGGAGCTGTACCTGAGTGCGATCAGCCTGGGAGAGGTTTACTACATTCTCTTCCGAAGGCAGGGCGAACCGGTGGCGGAAGAGGTGGTGCGCGGCGTTATGCAGGAGGAATCGCTCATCACGGCCGAGGCCTCGTGGCTGAGGGTAAAGGACGCAGCCCGTATCAAAGCGGGGGGCGGGCTTTCGTATGCCGATGCTTTTGTTTTGGGGCTTTCTCTGGAACTCGAGGCACCGGTGGTCACCGGCGACCCCGAGATCCGGGCGGCAGCCGGGAGACTTGGCGCAGAAATCGTCTGGATCGGCAGGTAG
- a CDS encoding AbrB/MazE/SpoVT family DNA-binding domain-containing protein: protein MQKVTISEKGQISIPVSLRRRYGLKKGDRLAVEEADGAIVLRPLPRHPFLALRGRLKGAGGERLTDLLLEERAADRERERR from the coding sequence GTGCAGAAGGTCACTATTTCCGAAAAAGGGCAAATCTCCATCCCGGTTTCCTTACGCAGGCGGTACGGTTTGAAGAAGGGCGACAGGTTGGCCGTAGAGGAGGCCGATGGCGCCATCGTGCTGCGTCCTCTGCCACGGCACCCCTTCCTGGCCCTCAGGGGCAGGCTGAAGGGCGCGGGCGGAGAGAGGCTGACGGACCTGTTGCTTGAGGAGCGCGCCGCGGACAGGGAGCGGGAGCGGCGTTGA
- a CDS encoding DUF1659 domain-containing protein yields MAVNATPVAGVLIARFAVGLDAQGNPVFRNRRWSGVKPEAADQNVYDAALALAGLQVHPLNAVQRQVTSELVEA; encoded by the coding sequence ATGGCGGTAAACGCGACTCCGGTAGCCGGCGTGCTCATCGCCCGGTTTGCCGTGGGCCTGGACGCCCAGGGAAACCCGGTGTTCCGCAACCGGCGCTGGTCAGGCGTCAAGCCTGAGGCTGCGGATCAAAACGTGTACGACGCGGCGCTGGCTCTGGCCGGCCTGCAAGTGCACCCGTTGAACGCGGTGCAGCGCCAGGTGACCAGCGAACTGGTCGAGGCCTAA